One Sodalis praecaptivus DNA segment encodes these proteins:
- a CDS encoding PDR/VanB family oxidoreductase has protein sequence MKAITTVTTVITRLETAGDEVLLITLADPDRWELPFFAAGAHIDLYLENGLRRAYSLCGDPHDRYQYQVAVKLAKEGRGGSRWIHTHFQPGKSVGVSLPRATMTLQQGMAKHVLIAGGIGITPMLSLVYVLEKQRQDYELHYFYRGAAPLLKQVKQAIRGGSLYLYPGDSVAQKKKRLADIVPPWRADYCLYCCGPEPMMAAFNSLAPTWQPHQRQQEHFTGLAVDEALLPPYTIELRRSGKTIPVRSGQTPLQALLEADVYVDHACEGGICGACSVPWCDGEPIHRDKVLSPDERKRRVILCVAGCRSEKLVLDL, from the coding sequence ATGAAAGCGATTACTACTGTCACAACCGTGATTACCCGGCTGGAGACGGCTGGAGACGAGGTGTTGCTCATTACGCTTGCCGATCCGGACCGCTGGGAGCTGCCTTTTTTTGCAGCGGGCGCGCATATCGATTTGTATCTTGAAAATGGCCTACGCCGGGCGTATTCCCTGTGCGGCGATCCCCACGATCGCTATCAATATCAGGTCGCGGTAAAGCTGGCGAAAGAAGGCCGTGGCGGGTCGAGGTGGATTCACACCCATTTCCAACCGGGAAAATCTGTCGGGGTATCGTTACCGCGCGCGACCATGACGCTGCAACAAGGCATGGCAAAACATGTGCTGATCGCCGGCGGTATCGGCATTACGCCGATGCTTTCATTAGTTTACGTCCTGGAAAAACAGCGGCAGGATTACGAGCTGCACTACTTCTATCGCGGCGCGGCGCCCTTATTAAAACAGGTAAAACAGGCGATACGCGGCGGCAGTCTCTACCTGTACCCCGGCGATAGCGTAGCGCAGAAGAAAAAGCGACTGGCGGATATTGTGCCGCCCTGGCGGGCGGACTATTGCCTGTACTGTTGTGGGCCAGAACCGATGATGGCGGCCTTCAATTCCTTGGCGCCGACGTGGCAACCCCATCAACGCCAGCAGGAGCATTTTACCGGGCTGGCCGTCGATGAGGCTCTCTTACCGCCCTATACGATTGAGCTGCGCCGCTCGGGCAAAACCATCCCCGTGCGAAGCGGCCAAACGCCGTTACAGGCCTTACTGGAAGCCGACGTTTATGTTGATCACGCTTGCGAGGGCGGTATTTGCGGCGCATGCAGCGTACCCTGGTGTGACGGCGAGCCGATACATCGCGATAAGGTGCTCAGTCCGGATGAGCGCAAACGGCGCGTGATTCTGTGCGTGGCGGGCTGTAGGAGTGAAAAACTTGTGCTCGATCTCTAA